Proteins encoded within one genomic window of Streptomyces sp. NBC_01314:
- a CDS encoding acyl-CoA dehydrogenase family protein encodes MPHLDPTDALDLDAELDEVERLIRDTVSAFVKDKVTDHVADWFEAGTFPTAELGPEIGKLGLLGMHLEGYGCAGASATAYGVACRELEAADSGLRSFVSVQGSLVMFPIHRYGSEEQKQEWLPRLASGEAIGCFGLTEPDQGSDPAGMRTQARRHGDDWVLNGTKMWITNGSIADIAVVWARTEEGIRGFLVPKDTPGFTTSEIHRKLSLRASVTAELHLEDVRLPADAVLPGVTGLRGPLSCLSEARFGILCGVVGAARTCYLSALEYSTTREQFGRRIGGFQLTQGKLAHMQVELVRSQLLALRLSKLKDAGKLRPEQVSLGKLANVRAALDIARSARTVLGANGITTEYPVLRHANNLETVLTYEGTEEIHTLVVGESVTGLAAYR; translated from the coding sequence ATGCCGCACCTCGACCCCACCGACGCCCTGGACCTCGACGCCGAACTCGACGAGGTCGAACGGCTCATCCGGGACACCGTCAGCGCCTTCGTCAAGGACAAGGTCACCGACCACGTCGCCGACTGGTTCGAGGCGGGTACCTTCCCGACCGCCGAACTCGGCCCGGAGATCGGCAAGTTGGGCCTGCTGGGCATGCACCTGGAGGGCTACGGCTGTGCCGGCGCCAGTGCCACCGCGTACGGGGTCGCCTGCCGCGAACTGGAGGCCGCCGACTCGGGGCTGCGCAGCTTCGTCTCCGTCCAGGGCTCCCTGGTGATGTTCCCCATCCACCGCTACGGCTCCGAGGAGCAGAAGCAGGAGTGGCTGCCCCGGCTCGCCTCCGGCGAGGCGATCGGCTGCTTCGGGCTCACCGAACCCGACCAGGGCTCCGACCCCGCCGGTATGCGCACCCAGGCCAGGCGCCACGGCGACGACTGGGTCCTCAACGGCACCAAGATGTGGATCACCAACGGTTCCATCGCCGACATCGCGGTCGTCTGGGCCCGCACCGAGGAAGGCATCCGCGGCTTCCTCGTCCCCAAGGACACCCCCGGCTTCACCACCAGCGAGATCCACCGCAAGCTCTCCCTGCGCGCCTCGGTCACCGCCGAACTGCACCTGGAGGACGTACGACTGCCCGCCGACGCGGTGCTTCCGGGCGTCACCGGGCTGCGCGGACCGCTGTCCTGTCTGTCCGAGGCCCGCTTCGGCATCCTCTGCGGAGTCGTCGGCGCCGCCCGCACCTGCTACCTCTCCGCCCTGGAGTACTCCACCACCCGCGAGCAGTTCGGACGGCGGATCGGCGGCTTCCAGCTCACCCAGGGCAAGCTCGCCCACATGCAGGTCGAGCTCGTCCGCTCCCAGCTCCTCGCCCTGCGTCTGAGCAAGCTCAAGGACGCCGGGAAGCTCCGCCCCGAGCAGGTGAGCCTCGGCAAGCTCGCCAATGTGCGCGCCGCGCTCGACATCGCCCGCTCGGCCCGCACCGTCCTCGGCGCCAACGGCATCACCACCGAGTACCCGGTGCTCCGCCACGCCAACAACCTGGAGACGGTCCTCACCTACGAAGGCACCGAGGAGATCCACACCCTCGTCGTCGGAGAGTCCGTCACGGGCCTCGCGGCCTACCGCTAG
- a CDS encoding cytochrome P450, which yields MTTHAHQEQDRTNHLADDFARGIRLEDLWDDPYPIYRRLHDEAPVAWVPAAGRYLITRHEDVVFAEQHPELFSSREKDSLVLKVMGANMLREDDPEHRRLRAAAEPPARPRRVKTDWSPIFQRTADELIDSFADQGEADLFADFAGPFAATNLAHLLGIARVPAADMIRWSQDMMDGNSNYADVPEVWDRALAAAGAVEEAVDEAVRGLRDEPDGSVISSMLHAEDPPTLQQIKNNIKVIIGGGINEPRDVLTAGVWALLTHPEQRATVEADPARWRHVFEETVRWISPIGMYPRQTTDDIELSGVRIPAGSRVALVIGAANRDEAVFPAPDRFDIDREQRGHLAFGGGPHFCMGTWVARHEVGEIAWPTLFRRLPGLELDPDRIVELGGWVFRGLLNLPVRWKRQNH from the coding sequence GTGACGACACACGCGCACCAGGAGCAGGACCGGACGAACCACCTTGCCGACGACTTCGCCCGGGGAATCCGTCTCGAAGACCTCTGGGACGACCCCTACCCCATCTACCGCAGGCTCCACGACGAGGCCCCCGTGGCCTGGGTCCCCGCCGCCGGCCGCTATCTGATCACCCGGCACGAGGACGTCGTCTTCGCCGAACAGCACCCGGAACTGTTCAGCTCCCGCGAGAAGGACTCCCTCGTCCTGAAGGTCATGGGCGCCAACATGCTCCGCGAGGACGACCCCGAGCACCGCAGGCTGCGGGCCGCCGCCGAGCCGCCGGCCCGCCCCCGCCGGGTGAAGACGGACTGGAGCCCGATCTTCCAGCGCACCGCCGACGAGCTGATCGACTCCTTCGCCGACCAGGGCGAGGCCGACCTGTTCGCCGACTTCGCCGGCCCCTTCGCCGCCACCAACCTGGCGCACCTGCTGGGGATTGCGCGGGTCCCGGCCGCGGACATGATCCGCTGGTCGCAGGACATGATGGACGGCAACAGCAACTACGCCGACGTCCCCGAGGTCTGGGACCGCGCCCTCGCGGCGGCCGGCGCCGTCGAGGAGGCCGTCGACGAAGCCGTACGAGGGCTGCGGGACGAGCCCGACGGCTCGGTGATCTCCTCGATGCTGCACGCCGAGGACCCGCCCACCCTCCAGCAGATCAAGAACAACATCAAGGTCATCATCGGCGGCGGCATCAACGAACCCCGCGATGTGCTGACCGCCGGAGTCTGGGCGCTGCTCACCCACCCCGAGCAGCGCGCAACCGTCGAGGCCGACCCGGCCAGGTGGCGGCACGTCTTCGAGGAGACCGTCCGCTGGATCTCCCCGATCGGCATGTACCCCCGCCAGACCACCGACGACATCGAGCTGTCCGGGGTCCGCATCCCGGCCGGCTCACGGGTCGCCCTGGTGATAGGCGCGGCCAACCGGGACGAGGCCGTCTTCCCCGCCCCCGACCGCTTCGACATCGACCGTGAGCAGCGGGGCCACCTCGCCTTCGGTGGCGGCCCCCACTTCTGCATGGGCACCTGGGTCGCCCGCCACGAGGTCGGCGAGATCGCCTGGCCCACCCTGTTCCGGCGGTTGCCCGGCCTCGAACTCGACCCGGACCGCATCGTGGAGCTCGGAGGATGGGTCTTCCGAGGACTGCTGAACCTGCCCGTCCGCTGGAAACGCCAGAACCACTAG
- a CDS encoding class I adenylate-forming enzyme family protein — translation MSENISAADAGTPPGTWFGARLPANAAAAGSRVALVFEDRTWTYAELDLSVRRALGRLAERGVRRGDRVVMRGEARPEAIATMFAVTRMGAVLVPVHPQMTGRELDVVREETEPRAIVADGAFLETLAPGTELRLTWEEISAPDTPPVEADAPPAGSDIAIIAFTSGTSGRPKGAQLTHDNLHWSMVNGMARLPVTEDDVVLVATPLAHVAVLGGLPQYTWAERGTVVLAPKFDGGLFVDLVRDHRVTAAFAVPAMLSLLTRHARFDGPDLDSLRWVLAGGSPAMSSTTTRLLERGVRVVNSYGLTESSAGVTYAVLDEVADRPTSAGPPVPHVELIVVDDKGAAAPVDGVGEIWLRGPSVASSYRTSTGPLPVTDADGWFHTGDRGRYDERGRLEVVGRAKELIITGGENVDPAEVENALADLPRVLEVAVGGTPDPVWGELVTAYVVASAPEPTLDDVRGHLEGRLARHKWPRRLCVVPALPRGATGKLRRKALGDLTALSADRLPAGGGTPTSDPTTTGDTTTSEPHTQERP, via the coding sequence TTGTCCGAGAACATCAGCGCCGCGGACGCCGGCACCCCGCCGGGCACCTGGTTCGGCGCCCGGCTCCCCGCCAACGCGGCCGCGGCCGGCTCCCGCGTCGCCCTCGTCTTCGAGGACCGGACCTGGACCTACGCGGAACTGGACCTCTCGGTCCGCCGCGCCCTCGGCCGCCTCGCCGAGCGGGGCGTACGCAGGGGCGACCGCGTGGTGATGCGGGGCGAGGCCCGGCCCGAGGCCATCGCCACGATGTTCGCCGTGACGCGGATGGGCGCGGTCCTCGTCCCCGTCCACCCCCAGATGACGGGGCGGGAGCTGGACGTCGTCCGCGAGGAGACCGAGCCGCGCGCGATCGTCGCCGACGGAGCCTTCCTGGAGACGCTGGCGCCGGGGACGGAACTCCGCCTGACGTGGGAGGAGATCAGCGCCCCCGACACGCCCCCGGTGGAGGCCGACGCGCCGCCCGCGGGTTCCGACATCGCGATCATCGCGTTCACCTCCGGGACCTCGGGACGGCCCAAGGGCGCCCAGCTCACCCATGACAACCTCCACTGGAGCATGGTCAACGGGATGGCCCGGCTGCCCGTGACCGAGGACGACGTCGTCCTGGTGGCCACACCGCTGGCCCATGTGGCCGTCCTCGGCGGGCTGCCGCAGTACACCTGGGCCGAGCGCGGGACCGTCGTCCTGGCACCGAAGTTCGACGGCGGCCTCTTCGTCGACCTGGTGCGGGACCACAGGGTGACCGCCGCCTTCGCCGTACCGGCCATGCTGTCCCTCCTCACCCGGCACGCCCGCTTCGACGGCCCCGACCTCGACTCGCTGCGCTGGGTCCTGGCGGGCGGCTCGCCCGCGATGTCGTCGACGACCACCCGGCTCCTCGAACGCGGCGTCCGGGTCGTCAACTCGTACGGCCTGACGGAGTCCAGCGCCGGCGTCACCTACGCCGTACTCGACGAGGTGGCCGACCGGCCGACCTCCGCCGGGCCTCCCGTGCCGCACGTCGAACTGATCGTCGTGGACGACAAGGGCGCGGCCGCACCCGTCGACGGTGTCGGCGAGATCTGGCTGCGCGGACCGTCCGTGGCGTCCTCGTACCGGACGAGCACGGGACCGCTGCCCGTGACCGACGCCGACGGCTGGTTCCACACCGGGGATCGCGGCCGGTACGACGAGCGGGGGCGGCTCGAAGTCGTCGGACGCGCCAAGGAGCTGATCATCACCGGCGGCGAGAACGTCGACCCGGCGGAGGTCGAGAACGCCCTCGCCGACCTCCCGCGCGTCCTCGAAGTCGCCGTCGGCGGCACCCCGGACCCCGTGTGGGGCGAGCTCGTCACCGCGTACGTCGTGGCGAGCGCGCCCGAGCCGACGCTCGACGACGTCCGCGGCCACCTCGAAGGCCGGCTCGCCCGGCACAAGTGGCCGCGACGGCTCTGCGTCGTCCCGGCACTGCCCCGAGGGGCCACCGGAAAACTCCGGCGCAAAGCGCTGGGCGACCTCACCGCACTGTCCGCCGACCGGCTCCCGGCCGGTGGTGGCACCCCCACCAGCGACCCCACGACGACCGGCGACACCACCACATCAGAGCCGCACACCCAGGAGAGACCGTGA
- a CDS encoding alcohol dehydrogenase catalytic domain-containing protein, translating to MTETMRAARMHDVGEAMRIERVPVPVPGPGDVRVAVHAVNIVPNLANILTMWTTWFPHSPLPTLPAIFGLDPAGVIDAVGEGVEGFEVGDRVYVNPGRSCGSCRSCRNNDSINCASYAFAGYFGFSESALGLLDRYQGGLAEYMVAPAYALVKLPEQLSFDAAARFGYIGTMYSALRKAGAGPGKTILINGISGTLGIAAALLAPALGLTHVYGTGRDRNLLEQVDKLAPGRFHLHSLDDGPLDDWVRAETGGYGADIYIDALGPGAPHETFRAGMRALARGGVAVNIGAIAGDVPVDVHRMMDQQLRLIGSAWFTSGEGQAMADLVAAGLLDLSPLEHQVFPLERVNDAISGTAERNGGFSNFVVSPVATA from the coding sequence GTGACGGAGACCATGCGGGCAGCACGTATGCACGATGTCGGCGAGGCCATGCGGATCGAGCGGGTCCCCGTCCCCGTGCCGGGACCCGGTGACGTACGGGTGGCCGTGCACGCCGTCAACATCGTGCCCAACCTCGCCAACATCCTGACGATGTGGACGACCTGGTTCCCGCACAGCCCGCTCCCGACCCTCCCGGCGATCTTCGGCCTGGACCCGGCCGGAGTCATCGACGCGGTCGGCGAGGGCGTGGAGGGCTTCGAGGTCGGCGACCGGGTGTACGTCAACCCGGGCCGCAGCTGCGGCTCCTGCCGGTCCTGCCGCAACAACGACTCGATCAACTGCGCCAGTTACGCCTTCGCCGGCTACTTCGGCTTCTCCGAGTCGGCCCTCGGACTCCTCGACCGCTACCAGGGCGGCCTCGCCGAGTACATGGTCGCCCCCGCCTACGCCCTGGTGAAACTGCCCGAACAGCTCTCCTTCGACGCCGCCGCCCGCTTCGGCTACATCGGCACCATGTACTCGGCGCTGCGCAAGGCCGGCGCCGGCCCCGGCAAGACCATCCTGATCAACGGCATCAGCGGCACCCTCGGCATCGCTGCCGCCCTGCTCGCGCCCGCCCTCGGACTGACCCACGTCTACGGCACCGGCCGCGACCGAAACCTCCTGGAGCAGGTCGACAAGCTCGCTCCCGGCCGCTTCCACCTGCACTCCCTCGACGACGGCCCGCTAGACGACTGGGTCCGCGCGGAGACCGGGGGCTACGGCGCGGACATCTACATCGACGCGCTCGGACCGGGCGCCCCGCACGAGACGTTCCGCGCGGGTATGCGGGCCCTGGCGCGCGGCGGTGTCGCGGTCAACATCGGCGCCATCGCCGGTGATGTCCCGGTCGACGTCCACCGCATGATGGACCAGCAGCTCCGGCTGATCGGCTCGGCCTGGTTCACCTCGGGAGAGGGGCAGGCGATGGCCGACCTGGTCGCCGCCGGGCTGCTCGACCTCAGTCCGCTCGAACACCAGGTGTTCCCGCTGGAGCGGGTCAACGACGCGATCAGCGGCACGGCCGAGCGCAACGGCGGTTTCAGCAACTTCGTCGTCAGTCCGGTGGCGACGGCCTGA
- a CDS encoding 2Fe-2S iron-sulfur cluster-binding protein, which produces MPKVTYVQQDGTETVLDLPPGTTVMRGAVAAGVRGIVAECGGNLMCATCHVYAAEAALFPEPTADEDELLDCTAEPRRDDSRLSCRLTLTDLTRDLSIHVPGAQT; this is translated from the coding sequence ATGCCCAAGGTGACCTACGTGCAACAGGACGGCACGGAGACCGTGCTCGACCTGCCGCCCGGCACCACCGTCATGCGCGGTGCGGTCGCGGCCGGCGTCCGGGGCATCGTCGCCGAGTGCGGCGGCAACCTGATGTGCGCGACCTGCCACGTCTACGCCGCCGAAGCCGCCCTCTTCCCGGAGCCGACCGCCGACGAGGACGAACTCCTCGACTGCACGGCCGAGCCCCGGCGGGACGACAGCCGACTCAGCTGCCGACTGACCCTCACCGACCTGACGCGCGACCTGTCGATACACGTGCCGGGAGCCCAGACATGA
- a CDS encoding NAD(P)/FAD-dependent oxidoreductase, translating to MTTREPGIVIVGAGQAGVQAAESLRDAGFTGPLTIIGDEPELPYQRPPLSKEYLAGKLPYGELALRADRFYADRDIDLIVGRRVVGLDRARRRVTLDDDSELPYSHLVLATGTRPRSLPLPGCGLAGVISLRTRAEADELRRRLGEARNVVVIGAGFIGLEFAAACRAVGLSPVVLDIAEQVMGRAVSAPTAAHFAQRHQELGTRLLMGTAPVELIGLDRRVTGVRTADGVTIPADLVVTGIGVLPNVELATLAGLESENGIVVDDRLATADPHISAIGDCAAFPAPHGDLRNAPQGAPHGAPDAGGRRIRLESVQNAADQARCLAARLTGAPRPYDALPWFWSYQGDLRLQIAGLSTGHDRTAVLGDDKGKGFSVLCFRDSALIAVESVNRPADHMAARRLLAADIEVTFDDVAEPGFSLRGHLARATDSERRTPA from the coding sequence ATGACGACCAGGGAACCCGGAATCGTGATCGTCGGCGCGGGCCAGGCGGGCGTCCAGGCCGCCGAGTCACTGCGCGACGCGGGCTTCACCGGGCCCCTCACGATCATCGGAGACGAACCCGAACTCCCGTACCAGCGACCTCCGTTGTCGAAGGAGTACCTCGCCGGAAAACTGCCCTACGGCGAACTCGCCCTCCGCGCCGACCGGTTCTACGCCGACCGTGACATCGACCTGATCGTCGGGCGCCGGGTGGTGGGACTGGACAGGGCGCGGCGCCGGGTGACACTCGACGACGACAGCGAACTCCCTTATTCACACCTGGTGTTGGCCACCGGCACGCGGCCCCGTTCGCTGCCGCTGCCGGGGTGCGGTCTCGCCGGGGTGATCAGCCTGCGGACCCGTGCCGAGGCCGACGAGCTGCGGCGGCGGCTGGGCGAGGCGCGGAACGTGGTGGTGATCGGCGCCGGGTTCATCGGCCTGGAGTTCGCCGCCGCCTGCCGAGCCGTGGGGCTGAGCCCGGTCGTTCTCGACATCGCCGAGCAGGTGATGGGCCGTGCGGTCTCCGCGCCCACCGCCGCCCACTTCGCGCAGCGGCACCAGGAACTGGGCACCCGGCTCCTGATGGGCACCGCGCCCGTCGAACTGATCGGCCTGGACCGCCGGGTGACCGGCGTCCGCACGGCGGACGGGGTGACGATCCCCGCCGACCTGGTCGTCACCGGCATCGGCGTCCTCCCCAACGTCGAACTCGCCACCCTGGCGGGCCTGGAGAGCGAAAACGGCATCGTCGTCGACGACCGCCTCGCCACCGCGGACCCGCACATCTCGGCGATCGGTGACTGCGCGGCCTTCCCCGCCCCGCACGGCGACCTGCGAAACGCCCCGCAAGGAGCCCCGCACGGCGCCCCCGATGCCGGGGGACGGCGGATCCGGTTGGAGTCCGTACAGAACGCCGCCGACCAGGCCCGCTGCCTGGCCGCCCGGCTGACCGGCGCGCCGCGTCCGTACGACGCGCTGCCCTGGTTCTGGAGCTACCAGGGCGACCTGAGGCTCCAGATCGCCGGCCTGTCGACCGGCCACGACCGGACGGCCGTGCTGGGCGACGACAAGGGCAAGGGCTTCTCGGTGCTCTGCTTCCGCGACTCCGCCCTGATCGCGGTCGAGTCCGTCAACCGCCCCGCCGACCACATGGCGGCCCGACGCCTCCTGGCCGCGGACATCGAGGTCACCTTCGACGATGTCGCCGAACCCGGCTTCAGCCTGCGCGGCCATCTGGCACGGGCCACCGATTCGGAACGGAGGACTCCGGCATGA
- a CDS encoding (2Fe-2S)-binding protein, whose translation MTAAHLENAQADTATQVPELLAAVYRRLDAVCEALSVRVAEPGRPTDRQPPSHGARPPQVATRTIGLLDGQESVRAFVEAEAVRIQDRYDHSAPRHVAASRALHDYAWSVGLLMSGAWYLERRVPRIAPDDIRVDLATGVFEIRPGSDLACLPDDPATALPGTRAVAHQESLRAELRAAVADHMGPVLDAIGPYVRRGSRALWGLVSDDLVSGLWYLGRMRGDEAAGVRAASAVLPTAHAPFPGGADFRSLRTSDGREHPTRTRKGCCLYYTIRPAEACATCPRTCDAERLRRLEG comes from the coding sequence ATGACCGCGGCCCACCTGGAAAACGCCCAGGCCGACACCGCCACACAGGTCCCGGAACTCCTCGCCGCCGTCTACCGCCGCCTGGACGCGGTGTGCGAGGCGCTGTCCGTACGCGTGGCGGAACCCGGCCGCCCGACCGACCGGCAGCCGCCGTCCCACGGCGCGCGGCCACCGCAAGTGGCCACGCGTACCATCGGCTTGCTCGACGGTCAGGAGAGTGTGCGGGCCTTCGTCGAGGCGGAGGCCGTCCGCATCCAGGACCGCTACGACCACTCCGCGCCCCGGCATGTCGCCGCCTCCCGCGCCCTGCACGACTACGCCTGGTCGGTCGGCCTGCTGATGAGCGGCGCCTGGTACCTGGAGCGGCGCGTGCCCCGCATCGCCCCCGACGACATACGGGTCGATCTCGCGACGGGCGTGTTCGAGATCCGGCCCGGCTCCGACCTCGCCTGTCTGCCGGACGACCCCGCGACGGCCCTGCCCGGCACCCGGGCCGTCGCCCATCAGGAGTCCCTGCGGGCCGAGTTGAGGGCCGCCGTCGCGGACCACATGGGCCCGGTGCTGGACGCGATCGGCCCGTACGTCCGCCGGGGTTCGCGCGCGCTGTGGGGTCTGGTCTCCGACGACCTGGTCTCCGGTCTCTGGTACCTGGGCCGTATGCGGGGCGACGAGGCCGCCGGTGTCCGGGCCGCCTCCGCGGTACTCCCGACCGCCCACGCGCCCTTCCCCGGCGGCGCCGACTTCCGTTCCCTCCGCACGAGCGACGGCCGCGAACACCCGACCCGCACCCGCAAGGGCTGCTGCCTCTACTACACGATCCGCCCGGCCGAGGCCTGCGCCACCTGCCCCCGCACCTGCGACGCGGAACGGCTGCGCCGGCTGGAGGGCTGA
- a CDS encoding acetyl-CoA carboxylase biotin carboxylase subunit family protein, which produces MRLYLLALNPTDSVTEGFLPAAVRLGLDVTILTDQPDGHRDAYSHHQAIEILDCDVRDFRAVVTRISTHHRPDAVFTNSDHLQTQAALAAHYFELPGKDWRAALRGKDKGEMRRHLAAAAVDTVWSVEIADPADLTGPLVADAPYPCVVKPREGVASEDVVLVDTAEDLAARGKEILTRRPGLTLVVEEYLPGELYTLETLGDGHVRHVLGGFHTELSPPPYFVEKRMTFVPAHPEPVVAQILAQLDALGVGFGACHAEFVVHEGRARIIEVNYRAIGDQCDLLLAQLLDLPLFEHILRTHLGEPLPADLDTRRDGAARLEYPCADRAGTLVAAPDATELVVDGVHLTYRPLRKPGERHELYRTNRDYLGVLRATGTALETVDRVVADFLAAQRWEIQP; this is translated from the coding sequence ATGCGTCTGTACCTGCTCGCGCTCAACCCCACCGACTCCGTCACCGAGGGCTTCCTGCCCGCCGCCGTCCGGCTCGGCCTGGACGTCACGATCCTCACCGACCAGCCCGACGGCCACCGCGACGCATATTCACATCACCAGGCGATCGAGATCCTCGACTGCGACGTACGTGACTTCCGTGCCGTGGTCACCCGGATCTCCACCCACCACCGCCCGGACGCGGTCTTCACCAACAGCGACCACCTCCAGACCCAGGCCGCCCTCGCCGCCCACTACTTCGAGCTCCCCGGAAAGGACTGGAGGGCCGCCCTGCGCGGCAAGGACAAGGGCGAGATGCGCCGCCATCTGGCCGCCGCCGCGGTGGACACCGTCTGGTCCGTCGAGATCGCAGACCCGGCCGACCTCACCGGCCCCCTCGTCGCCGACGCTCCGTACCCCTGCGTGGTCAAGCCCCGCGAAGGCGTAGCCAGCGAGGACGTCGTACTCGTCGACACCGCCGAGGACCTCGCGGCCCGCGGCAAGGAGATCCTGACCCGGCGCCCGGGCCTCACCCTGGTCGTCGAGGAGTATCTGCCCGGCGAGCTGTACACCCTGGAGACCCTCGGCGACGGCCACGTCCGGCACGTCCTCGGCGGCTTCCACACCGAGCTGTCCCCGCCGCCGTACTTCGTCGAGAAGCGCATGACGTTCGTACCGGCCCACCCCGAGCCGGTCGTCGCCCAGATCCTCGCCCAACTCGACGCGCTGGGCGTCGGGTTCGGGGCCTGCCACGCCGAGTTCGTCGTGCACGAGGGCCGGGCCCGCATCATCGAGGTCAACTACCGGGCCATCGGCGACCAGTGCGACCTGCTGCTCGCCCAGCTCCTCGACCTCCCCCTCTTCGAGCACATCCTCCGCACCCACCTCGGCGAGCCGCTGCCCGCCGACCTGGACACCCGGCGCGACGGCGCGGCCCGCCTGGAGTACCCCTGCGCCGACCGGGCGGGCACTCTCGTCGCCGCCCCCGACGCGACCGAACTCGTCGTCGACGGCGTGCATCTGACGTACCGTCCGCTGCGGAAGCCGGGAGAACGCCACGAGCTGTACCGGACGAACCGCGACTACCTCGGCGTGCTCCGCGCCACCGGCACCGCACTGGAGACCGTCGACCGGGTGGTGGCCGACTTCCTCGCCGCGCAGCGCTGGGAGATCCAGCCATGA
- a CDS encoding IucA/IucC family protein yields the protein MTACASADCACAASAAYAASEEAAVSAVATTGAPATTGAPAPPDTAEAELLTRVLGALLREDVAGLRTRSTLVHGSDDLDGSDGPWLRLPAADGDDALLLPVAEDGFQHPYAARLPLLVRESDSAHLTTCDTVLAELRALAEPVDHDGFDAFAEECRQTLATMRLHEATGEEITDGLTDLYGADLADWTGLRGGLAYETLAARLDHPVYPTARGRSGLDEIQLRAYAPEFHPEFALRWLALPRESVTVTGDLPDGWPTPSGLGLADLDRTHVVLPVHPLTAGASLGTALREAGLADGAVLADRAYLSVLPTLSMRTVAPAAAPSLHLKLPLATATLGLRNKRSIKPGTLVDGAAGQRLLTAVIDREPRFQGRVLHADETVYAHAGHELLAVLCRRYPTGLDDSVVVPMAALLAQAPGGGLVVDHLADRFHGGDPTALLDAVLTLLFDWQTTLFGYGIALESHQQNVSLVFGPDPGDLRLLLKDNDGPRINGARLAAKLGDSGSGSGSGGVNEGEVGGTWGFDDTRTFTTDDRAVADVFTTITVHLCAGAYAFGLARHGRAPLPELLNLVRDRLSEAVDRLGGDAAAVLRERVLNAPELPVKAMVSAGTLMSKERTGAADINKHYTTGPNYLLPEGGSA from the coding sequence ATGACCGCCTGCGCTTCCGCTGACTGCGCTTGCGCTGCTTCCGCCGCTTACGCCGCTTCCGAAGAGGCCGCCGTGTCCGCCGTCGCCACCACCGGCGCACCCGCCACCACCGGCGCACCCGCGCCCCCCGACACTGCCGAAGCCGAACTCCTCACCCGCGTGCTCGGCGCCCTGCTCCGCGAGGACGTCGCCGGCCTGCGCACCCGCAGCACCCTCGTCCACGGCTCCGACGACCTCGACGGCTCCGACGGCCCCTGGCTCCGCCTTCCCGCCGCCGACGGTGACGACGCCCTCCTCCTCCCCGTCGCCGAGGACGGCTTCCAGCACCCGTACGCCGCCCGACTTCCCTTGCTCGTAAGGGAGTCGGACAGCGCGCACCTCACCACCTGTGACACCGTCCTCGCCGAGCTGCGTGCCCTCGCCGAGCCCGTCGACCATGACGGCTTCGACGCCTTCGCCGAGGAATGCCGCCAGACCCTCGCGACGATGCGGCTGCACGAGGCGACGGGGGAGGAGATCACCGACGGGCTCACCGACCTGTATGGCGCCGACCTCGCCGACTGGACCGGCCTGCGCGGCGGCCTCGCGTACGAGACACTCGCCGCACGCCTCGATCACCCGGTCTACCCGACCGCACGCGGCCGCTCGGGCCTCGATGAGATCCAACTGCGGGCCTACGCACCGGAGTTCCACCCGGAGTTCGCCCTTCGGTGGCTCGCCCTCCCCCGGGAGTCCGTCACCGTGACCGGGGACCTCCCGGACGGCTGGCCCACCCCGTCCGGGCTCGGCCTCGCGGATCTCGACCGCACGCATGTCGTGCTGCCCGTCCACCCGTTGACCGCCGGCGCGTCCCTCGGCACGGCGCTGCGTGAGGCAGGGCTCGCGGACGGGGCCGTGCTCGCCGACCGGGCGTACCTCTCCGTCCTACCCACGCTGTCGATGCGTACGGTCGCGCCGGCCGCGGCCCCCTCGCTTCATCTCAAACTGCCCCTGGCGACCGCCACGCTGGGTCTGCGCAACAAGCGGTCGATCAAGCCCGGCACCCTCGTCGACGGCGCCGCCGGACAGCGACTGCTGACGGCGGTGATCGACCGCGAGCCCCGCTTCCAGGGCCGTGTGCTGCACGCCGACGAGACGGTGTACGCGCACGCCGGTCACGAACTGCTCGCCGTACTGTGCCGCCGCTACCCGACCGGCCTCGACGACTCGGTCGTCGTCCCCATGGCCGCCCTCCTCGCCCAGGCACCCGGCGGAGGACTGGTCGTCGACCACCTCGCGGACCGCTTCCACGGCGGTGACCCGACCGCTCTGCTCGACGCCGTGCTCACCTTGCTGTTCGACTGGCAGACCACGCTCTTCGGGTACGGCATCGCGCTGGAGTCGCACCAGCAGAACGTCTCCCTGGTGTTCGGCCCCGACCCCGGCGACCTGCGTCTGCTGCTGAAGGACAACGACGGGCCACGCATCAACGGCGCCCGCCTGGCCGCCAAGCTCGGCGACAGCGGAAGCGGAAGCGGAAGCGGAGGGGTAAATGAAGGGGAAGTCGGCGGCACCTGGGGCTTCGACGACACCCGCACCTTCACCACCGACGACCGCGCGGTGGCCGACGTCTTCACCACCATCACCGTCCATCTGTGCGCCGGCGCCTACGCGTTCGGCCTCGCCCGGCACGGCCGCGCCCCGCTGCCGGAGCTGCTGAACCTCGTACGGGACCGGCTCAGCGAGGCCGTCGACCGTCTCGGCGGTGACGCGGCGGCCGTCCTGCGCGAGCGGGTGCTGAACGCGCCCGAGCTGCCGGTGAAGGCCATGGTGAGCGCCGGAACCCTGATGAGCAAGGAGCGGACGGGCGCCGCCGACATCAACAAGCACTACACCACCGGGCCCAACTACCTTCTCCCGGAGGGTGGTTCGGCATGA